The stretch of DNA CGGCTGGAAGTCGATATCCGGCACGTTCACCAAGCCGTCGGCTGCATAGGCGTCGGCCAGGGTATCGAGAAACTCGTGGAACTGCGTTGCTCGGACGATGGTATAGGCCTGGCCCGACAATGCGACCGCCTCTTCCTGCGCCAGCTTTCCCGCCATATAGGGGTTGGCAGCGAGCTGGTCGGCATTGACGATCGACAAAACAACGTGATGACGCACGCCCGCGGCCTTTTCCGCGCTGGTTAGGTTGCGGCTCGACGTGCCGAAGAAGTCGGTGATCACGGCCTCGTCGAACGACATCATGTTCGACACGTCGATGATGGCGTCCGCTCCTGCGAGAGCGTCCTTAAGTCCTTCTCCCGTATAGGCGTTGATGCCGTTACGCGAGCTTGCGGCGACGGCCTCGTGGCCTGCGTCCTGAAGCAGTTTAACTGCCTTCGAGCCGATCAGGCCCGTGCCGCCGATGACGACGACCTTCTTCATCTTGCTCATGGTGCTTTCTCCTATGACGAGGTGCGATTGCCCGTCTTGCGTTCGTGGAGTTCGAGGAAGGCGCATCCGCGGGCGGCGATACCACCGTCGTCGTCTGCGCCGAGATCCGCCAGAAGGTCCGCGACGGATACCTTGGCGAGTTCTGCGCGATAGGCCTTTTCGGCCTTCAGCATCGCAGCGTTGATCTGGCAGGGCTTGGTGAAGTAGCGCTGCGGCAGAGGGTTCGGCCCCCGCTGACGGATCTCGGCACAGCGGAAGGCGGGTGCCGGTCCTTCGACCGCGAGGACGATGTCGAGAAGACTGATGTCCTTAGGCGCCTTGGCTAGCCGATAGCCACCCTTCGGCCCAGACGTCGTCGCAACGATGCCCGCACTGGACAGCGCCTGCAGATGCTTCAGCAGATAGCTCGTCGATACGCCGTGTAGTTCCGCCAGGGCCGCCGCTGACAGGACGCCGTCTTCCGACAGCCCCGCCAGGAATGCCGTGCAGTGGATGGCCTGTTCGACGCCTTCGCTCAGTTTCATGTTGCATCTCCTAATCGTGGATATAAAATGTCTACGATTATGGAAGGTGTCAATCCCCGATCACATGGTCTGCTCGAAAATCCGAATATGAGATCAGAAAGCGGAGTTTCGGCGGTCCGACGTCTGTCGATGATCAGGAGGCTCGCAGGAGCGGAAACAACATCGAAGGACATCGAATGACCACCAAGCTCGCACTCTCTTCGACGCCGGAAGGTGAGAGCGGCGGTGCAAAAGTCGGCCACGGAAGCGGCGGGATAGTCCTGCTTGCGCCGGACTAAAACCCGGCCACCTGTTTACCCTTCTGCGACGACAGCAGGAGGGCGTGGGGATCTACACCGTGGAACTCTATCTGAGGGTTCGCCTGGCCGTCTCTGAAGGGATGAGCCGGCGTCAGGCTGCAAAGCATTTCAACATATCGCGCGACAGCGTGGCCAAGATGGTGACCTATTCAACGCCGCCTGGTTATCAGCGGCGATTACCGATCCGGCGACCGAAGCTGGATGCATTCGTTTCGACGATCGAGCATTGGCTTGATGAGGATCTGAAGGTGCCGCGCAAGCAGCGCCATACCGCCAAGCGGGTGTTCGACCGCCTGCGCGACGAATGCGGGTTCACCGGCGGCTACACGATCATCAAGGATTACATGCGCGAGCGGGATCAGCGTCGGCAGGAGGTGTTCGTGCCTCTGTCGCATCCGCCCGGACACGCGCAGGCCGACTTCGGCGAGGCGACTGTGGTGATCGGCGGCGTCGAGCAGAAGGCCCGCTTCTTCGTGCTGGATCTGCCGCATAGCGACGGATGCTACGTGCGGGCCTATCCGGCGGCGGTGGCCGAGGCCTGGGTGGATGGCCACATCCACGCGTTCGCCTTCTTCGGGGCCGTGCCGCAGTCGATCGTCTATGACAATGGTCGCTGCCTTGTGGCAAAGATCCTGCCCGATGGCACACGCAAGCGGGCGGCGCTGTTCAGCGGGTTCCTGTCCCACTACCTGATCCGCGATCGCTATGGCCGTCCTGGGAGGGGCAACGATAAAGGGAATGTCGAGGGCCTTGTCGGTTATGCCCGGCGCAACTTCATGGTACCGATCCCACAGTTCCCGACATGGGATGCGTTCAATGCTTTTCTGGAAGAGCAGTGCCGCAAACGCCAGCGCGACAAGCTGCGGGGCGAGAGCGAGACGATTGGCGAACGGCTGCAGCGCGATCTTGCGGCCATGCGTCCCTTGCCGGCATCGCCCTTCGACGCCTGCGACCAGGTCAGCACAAAGGTCACGGCGCAGTCTTTGGCCCGCTACAAGACGAACGACTATTCCGTGCCGGTCGCCTACGGCCACTAGGATGTTTGGGTCCGGGGCTATGTCAATGAGGTGGTGATCGGCTGCCGCGGCGAGATCATCGTGCGTCATCCGCGATGCTGGGAACGGGAAGACGTCGTCTTCGATCCCGTCCATTACCTGCCGCTGATCGAGCGGAAGATCAATTCTCTGGATCAGGCAGCTCCGTTACAGGGCTGGGATCTGCCGGACGAGTTCGCGACGCTGCGCCGGCTGATGGAAGGCCGCATGGCCAAGCATGGGCGGCGAGAATACGTGCAGGTTCTGCGCCTGCTGGAAAGCTTCGACTTTGCCGACCTGCATGCGGCGGTGAAGCAGGCCATTCAGCTCGGCGCGATCGGCTTCGACGCCGTCAAGCATCTGATCCTGTGCCGGGTCGAGCGCCGGCCGCCGCGGTTGGACCTGGCGATCTATCCCTACCTGCCGAGGGCGACTGTCGAGAAGACGTCAGCAAAGGCGTATATGCGCCTCCTGTCATCTGATGCGGGAGAAGCGGCATGAGCAGCGAAGCGCCAGAGATCCTGCTTGGCCACTATCTCAAAACCCTCAAGCTGCCGACCTTCCAGCGCGAGCACCAGAAGCTGGCCCGGCTATGCGCCACCGAAGGCGTCGATCATGTCGGCTACCTGTTCCGGCTTGCCGAACGGGAGATGATCGAACGGGACCGCCGCAAGGTCGAACGTCGGATCAAGGCGGCCAAATTCCCGGTCGTCAAAAGCCTCGACAGCTTCGACTTCACAGCCATCCCAAAGCTCAACAAGATGCAGGTGCTGGAGCTGGCGCGCTGCGAATGGATCGAGCGCCGCGAGAATGTTATCGCTCTCGGCCCCAGTGGAACCGGCAAGACACATGTCGCGCTCGGTCTCGGCCTGGCCGCCTGCCAAAAGGGCCTGTCCGTCGGCTTCAGGACGGCGGCGGCCCTGGTCAGCGAGATGATGGAGGCGCGCGACGAGCGGCGTCTGCTCCGGTTCCAGAAGCAGATGGCCGCCTACAAGCTGCTGATCATCGATGAGCTGGGATTTGTGCCACTATCAAAGACCGGCGCCGAACTGCTGTTCGAGCTGATCTCCCAGCGTTACGAGCGCGGCGCCACCTTGATCACCAGCAATCTGCCTTTCGACGAATGGACGGAGACCTTGGGATCGGAGCGTCTGACCGGCGCCTTGCTCGATCGCATCACCCACCACGTCAACATCCTCGAGATGAACGGCGAAAGCTATCGTCTCGCCCAAAGCCGCGCCCGAAAGGCCGGCTGAAGCCCTTCAGAAAATCGCCGCGCACGGTTGAGACCCCCGCTCGGGCTACGCCCTCCCGGCGGTCTCAACCGTGCGCCAAAGTGGCCGACTTTTGCTCCGCCCCGTGGCCGGTTTTTACTCCGCCGTTGACAGACGGAAGCAATCCGCGTGGCAACCAATTCGATAAGCTGATCTCCAGCAACATGTCCGAAAGTGTCGTTTACCACCTTAAGGTTATCGAGGTCCGCAAGCAAGATCGCGCTGACGCTGTGCTCTCGCGCAACCTGCTCTGACAAAACCTCGCTGAATCGAGCGCGATTCGGTAAACCCGTCAATGCGTCGGTATATGTGAGGCGCTGACGCTCGCGGACCCGCTCTTCCCGCTCGATCGCCAAAGTGCATAAATGGATGCAGGCATTTACGATGGTTTGCTCAACTCCATTGGGGCCTCGGCACTCGCGAAAATAAAAGGCGAACGTGGCAATGACCCGCCCATTGCTGAAGATTGGCGTAGACCAACACGCCCTGAAACCTAGAGGCAGGGCCAGATGCTTGAAATCTGATCAACGGGGGTCGTGTTCAATGTCGGTGACGGCAACAGGTTCACCATGGAAAGCTGCAGTACCGCATGAACCCCTAAGTGGACCGATGGAAAGGTTGTGAAGCTCTTTGCAGTAGGCCTGCGGGAGTGATGGTCCTGCGAGTGCATAAAGCCGTCCGCCTTCCAAGGATAAGACCGAACAGACGGTCCCTGGTACAAGTGCCTCCGCTTCAAGACAAAGCCGCTCAATGGTCGCCCTCAGTGGATCGCCACGAGCAATCATTTCTAGGATGAGATTTTGCAGCTCGAGCGTCATCGCCTAACCATCCAAGGTAATGCGTCACACTAGCACTGCTACCTTTAGTTAAAGTTGCTGAATATGGTAAATGTTTCGGACATTCGAACATTCCTAGCCGACGCCAGCCGCCAAGCGGCAGAGAAGCGATGTGCGACGTCGATGCGAACGCTTTCCAACAGAAGGAGCAGTGTCTTAAAGCATGTCAGATGATCCGAGGGTGCGCAGTCAACGACGCTGCCGATGAGCCAGCAAAATGGCGTCTTTGAACCCAGCTGGCCGTTTCTGTTAATCCCGCATCAACAACAAGCGCATAACGTGTATCGCTGCGTCGATGGACGATCGGATCAATCAGGGCTGTTACTCGAATGCGAAGCTCTTTTGGCTTGTTCAATAGCAAGGCCGCTGGCCTGATGAATGCACTTGATAAATCCTTGGCGATTATCGAATTCAAACCTGACGGCACTATTCTCTGGGCGAATGACTGCTTCTGCAAGGCGATGGGGTACGCTTCGTCCGAGATTGTCGGCAAGCACCACAGCATGTTTGTTGATCCCGACTATGCAAAGTCTGCGGAATACCTTGATTTCTGGCAGAACCTTCGAAAAGGTGAATTCGATCGGAAAGAGTATCGCCGCGTAGGCAAGGGCGGGCGAGCTGTCTGGATCCAGGCCTCCTACAATCCAATCGTTAATTCGCGCGGGAAGGTCACCCGGGTTGTGAAGGTCGCCACGGATACTTCTGAAAACCATCGCAGGAACGCAGCGTTTGAGGCAAAGCTGGCTGCGGTCTCCAGGGTTCAAGGCGTTATCGAGTTCACACCAACTGGCGAAATTGTTGATGCCAATGAAAACTTCCTCTCACTGCTCGGATATCGCCTGGACGAAATAAAGGGCAAGCACCACCGTATGTTCGTCGATGAAGCGTCGGCGCAGTCCGACGAGTATCGCGCATTCTGGCAAAAGTTGCGCTCCGGTGACTATGTCGCGGCGGAGTTCCGTCGCTTCGGAAAGGGCAAACGTGAGGTCTGGATTCAGGCGTCTTACAACCCCATTTTCGACCACAACGGCGACGTCACCTCGATCGTCAAATTCGCGACTGATATAACCGGCCGTGTGCGTGCGATATCCGAAGTCGCTGTCGGTATGGCCGCTTTGGCAGACAACAATCTCGAATATCGCCTTAACGAAAAGTTCGAACCTGCGTTCGAACCGCTGCGACAGGATTACAATACGTCGGTCGAGCGCCTTCAGGCCACGATGCGAAAGGTTGCGTCGAGCTCATCGGTGATGGCGATTGGCACTGCCGAGATTTCGCAGTCTTCCGACGATATGTCGCGGCGCATTGAACAGCAGGCTGCGAGCCTGGAGCAAACGGCTGCAGCTCTCGATCAAATTACTGCCACCGTCAAGCGAAGCGCCGAAGGTGCTCTGGAGGCAGCCCTTGCTGCCTCTGGTGCCAGAAGTGGAACAGAACATTCCGGAGTGGTCATGGAGCAGACAGCGGCTGTCATGGCTGAGATCGATGATAGTTCAAACCAGATCTCTCAGATTATCGGCGTCATCGACGAAATCGCCTTTCAGACAAACCTGCTTGCGCTGAATGCCGGCGTCGAGGCAGCACGCGCGGGAGAGGCCGGGAAAGGTTTCGCCGTGGTGGCGCAGGAGGTACGCGAGCTCGCCCAGCGATCCGCGAAGGCGGCCAAGGAAATTAAGACCCTAATCTCTTCCAGCTCTGA from Allorhizobium pseudoryzae encodes:
- a CDS encoding SDR family oxidoreductase, with amino-acid sequence MSKMKKVVVIGGTGLIGSKAVKLLQDAGHEAVAASSRNGINAYTGEGLKDALAGADAIIDVSNMMSFDEAVITDFFGTSSRNLTSAEKAAGVRHHVVLSIVNADQLAANPYMAGKLAQEEAVALSGQAYTIVRATQFHEFLDTLADAYAADGLVNVPDIDFQPIAADDVAGALVEVALGEPKNGTVDLAGPERSSFESFIRTYLDAKGDARPVHADASVDYFGASVVAGSLVPGGDFIKGRVTVAEWLKA
- a CDS encoding RrF2 family transcriptional regulator produces the protein MKLSEGVEQAIHCTAFLAGLSEDGVLSAAALAELHGVSTSYLLKHLQALSSAGIVATTSGPKGGYRLAKAPKDISLLDIVLAVEGPAPAFRCAEIRQRGPNPLPQRYFTKPCQINAAMLKAEKAYRAELAKVSVADLLADLGADDDGGIAARGCAFLELHERKTGNRTSS
- the istB gene encoding IS21-like element helper ATPase IstB, yielding MSSEAPEILLGHYLKTLKLPTFQREHQKLARLCATEGVDHVGYLFRLAEREMIERDRRKVERRIKAAKFPVVKSLDSFDFTAIPKLNKMQVLELARCEWIERRENVIALGPSGTGKTHVALGLGLAACQKGLSVGFRTAAALVSEMMEARDERRLLRFQKQMAAYKLLIIDELGFVPLSKTGAELLFELISQRYERGATLITSNLPFDEWTETLGSERLTGALLDRITHHVNILEMNGESYRLAQSRARKAG
- a CDS encoding GGDEF domain-containing protein, with protein sequence MAIEREERVRERQRLTYTDALTGLPNRARFSEVLSEQVAREHSVSAILLADLDNLKVVNDTFGHVAGDQLIELVATRIASVCQRRSKNRPRGGAKVGHFGARLRPPGGRSPSGGLNRARRFSEGLQPAFRARLWARR
- a CDS encoding methyl-accepting chemotaxis protein; protein product: MRSSFGLFNSKAAGLMNALDKSLAIIEFKPDGTILWANDCFCKAMGYASSEIVGKHHSMFVDPDYAKSAEYLDFWQNLRKGEFDRKEYRRVGKGGRAVWIQASYNPIVNSRGKVTRVVKVATDTSENHRRNAAFEAKLAAVSRVQGVIEFTPTGEIVDANENFLSLLGYRLDEIKGKHHRMFVDEASAQSDEYRAFWQKLRSGDYVAAEFRRFGKGKREVWIQASYNPIFDHNGDVTSIVKFATDITGRVRAISEVAVGMAALADNNLEYRLNEKFEPAFEPLRQDYNTSVERLQATMRKVASSSSVMAIGTAEISQSSDDMSRRIEQQAASLEQTAAALDQITATVKRSAEGALEAALAASGARSGTEHSGVVMEQTAAVMAEIDDSSNQISQIIGVIDEIAFQTNLLALNAGVEAARAGEAGKGFAVVAQEVRELAQRSAKAAKEIKTLISSSSDQVKRGVKLVGEVAAALQAVTAKVGEIDLVLSEMARSSQEQATGLAEVNVAVNHMDQVTQMNAAMLSKATDAAERLRNAAAELSSLINEFRVGGEEHEWQPSSTGQSHDGRNTRSVVVPLRSTGR